One segment of Nocardioides sp. QY071 DNA contains the following:
- a CDS encoding CBS domain-containing protein: MNARPLTVRADQPIGAAARALARHAVTALPVVDENARIVGVISEADVIARSSLTDPVGEAMSRVVALVHPETDVIELRAVLTRTAVKSLPVVDASDQVVGVVSRSDLVRAFSHDDERLEEDVADVLAHARVSGCQVRVRNGIVQLTGLDAIDGSRLAAILDAVVATPGVVAVRRG, from the coding sequence ATGAACGCGCGGCCGCTGACGGTCCGGGCCGACCAGCCGATCGGCGCTGCCGCACGTGCCCTGGCCCGTCACGCCGTCACGGCCCTGCCGGTGGTCGACGAGAACGCTCGGATCGTCGGTGTGATCAGCGAGGCCGACGTGATCGCCCGGAGCTCTCTCACCGACCCGGTCGGGGAGGCGATGAGCCGGGTCGTCGCGCTCGTGCACCCTGAGACGGACGTCATCGAGCTGCGTGCCGTCCTGACCCGCACGGCGGTCAAGAGCCTGCCGGTCGTGGACGCCTCCGACCAGGTCGTCGGCGTCGTCAGCCGCAGCGACCTGGTCCGCGCGTTCTCCCACGACGACGAGAGGCTCGAGGAGGACGTCGCCGACGTCCTCGCGCATGCCCGGGTGTCGGGATGCCAGGTGCGCGTGCGCAACGGGATCGTGCAGCTCACCGGCTTGGACGCGATCGACGGCTCACGGCTGGCCGCCATCCTCGATGCGGTCGTCGCCACGCCGGGCGTGGTGGCCGTGCGGAGAGGGTGA